ACACATTAATCCGACCCTAGTTCACAATCGCAGGGATGCTTGGGTGTGGGACAGTAGTGCAACAGGGTGTTATACAGCCAAGGACGGATATGCGTGGCTTCTGGAACGTAGCCTGCAAGGGGTTCCAGACGAGGATTGGCGGTGGATTTGGAGATTAAAGATACCGGAACGGATTCGAATGTTTATATGGCTGGTAATGCATGATTCAATCCAAACAAATAGCTACCGGTTTAAGTGCAATATAGCTGGGGCGCCCAATTGCTCTCGCTGTTCCgcatcagaggaagatgcaATCCACTGTTTGAGGGACTGCCCCCATTCGAGGGAGCTATGGCAGCGTGCTGGGGCAATTTCGTGACCGGGCTTCATGGTGCATGGCTGCGGTATCTGGGTAAGGAGGCACGCTACGGGTCGGAATGGAACCAAGTTCTTGGCTTGCCTGTGGGGCATATGGAAGTGGCGCAATAATATGATTTTTGAGGAAGCTGGGTGGTCCATTGACGAAGCTTGGAGGCGAGTATGTCATGAACATGATGAGATTGAGAAGTACATGAATGGGGATAATGATGATGCTGCTGATTATTGGATGTCTAGCCGATGGCTTCCACCACCACGGGGCATGGTGAATCTCTGCGTAGATGGTAGTTATAACCCGGGGTTGGCAAGCATGGGAGCTGGAGGTCTGTTACGAGATGAAAATGGCAATTGGGTGTGCGGTTTCCACAACTTCATGTCAGGAGGAAGTGCTCTGCTGTCGGAAGCAAGAGCCTTGAAGATCGGCCTGCAGGTAGCATGGGATCGCGGCTTTCGAGAGGTGATTGGAAACGTGGACTGCAGAGAGCTGCTGCAGGCGTTGAATGATGAGGAAGCACGTCAATTCTTCCCCATCCTTGGAGAAATTAATGAACTCAGACAGAGGAGGTGGACAGTGGAACTTAGCGTCATCAGTAGAGATTGCAACGCGCCAGCAGACTGGTTAGCCCGGAAGGGTGCCGCATCTCAAACCATGGGCATTTGGGTCTTGGTGGATCCTCCTTCGGACTTAGAAACCCTTGTATTAAGGGACCGTTTGGCTATTCCGTAGGTTTTCgttttgttgtttattttccgatgtaacaaaaaaagcaTATATGCTGACGAATTTCTTCTCATTCTTTTGGACTACATATTACAAATATGATAGTATGataaaaacaataataaaacCAATGACTCAATTAACTTCGGAAGAGGAATTTTAAAAAAGCTAAGGAACCGTGATGTTGATATATATGGACATActttcactcttttttttttttaaccatgATCAATGTTCATTTGTGTTGTGCTATAAATTTTCTGGATTTATAACTAGAATACATCATATATATGGTTCTTCTGAACTCATTGTTCATATTATGCTATGAATCTTCTGGATCCATGATTAGAGTATATCATACTATgattcttctaaactcatagtTTATATTATGCTATGGATCTTCTGGATCCATGACTATAGTACATCATACTATGTTTCTTCCGGACTCATAGTTTAGATTATGCTATGAATCTTAAAAATTCTTATGTCATGAATCTTGAGGattcattttcaaaatttgtatgtcatgaatcttcatgattcatCTTAAAAATTTGTATGCCATGAATCTTCAGTATTCATTTTCAAAATTGCATTACTTCTGAATTCATAGTTATGaatcaataaaagaaaaataaatgattcgaagaagatgaatagaaaataaaactaTATAAAGTATACCCTTCCACATGGATGTGGTACTTACTCGCTTGGATTAAGGAGAGACTAGCGTGCTGATAACGCGTTAAGAAATTAGTGAAAGGGAGAGGGGAAAAGAGAGTAGCAAGTGTGAGACAAGTAAAATTGTGTGGAATGAGGTGTGTGATGCTTGGTGCATCATCCTCTTATTTATAGCATTAGGGAGACAAAAACATATGGGCTTGGCCCATTGGCCCATGTGGTCATCTATTTACAATATCTACAATATATTACCAAATTACTGAATGAATATTCATATTAAATGATGCTAAATTCAAATatacaaacaaaaaacaaattgattgaattttaatattttgtcACTAACAAATATCATATGACACGTGAATCGCCAAAAAAAGCATTCATTTTTTATGCTTTGGGAAAATAACAAAACAACACAAAAGAGAACTCAGGACCTGCCAGAAAGTCCTTCAATAAGAAAGTCTCAAGTTTAATAGACGGTGTGCAAAAAACCGTCAAACTAGGCGTAAACGAGTGAACACCTCTTTTAGTACGCTAATCTACAACATCATTCTCCTCTCGTGTATCCAAGCAAGGATAATCCTCTAAATCATGAAAAATCCGACCATCCACATAAAATCTCAGACGCTCACCATTCTCAAGGACTGAAGCTAGCTCAGCACAGTCTACCTCATACTCCTGTCTGAATCGCAACTCCACGAAATAGATAAACCATGACGCAATGCACAAACACGTTCCAATTTATATTTCCTCATATCTaagattaattttattaattaaattcataaatTTTCTTTTTAGAAACTATTGAAAAAATAACACTTTATTCATCTATCTGCGGCGGTTCGCTAAACCACCGTAATAAATCACCATTGGTGGCAGTTTGAACCAAACCGACACAGGTTGACCCCATCGATTCCTCATTTTCTTAGTGATATCacatcttaaaaaaaaacagcaaaggTCGTGGCCCTCGTGGGTGTGTATGTAATACATTTAAGAAGTAAAGGTGAAACAAAGACTAAAGAAAGAAATAgaaggaaatttttttttctccttcagaaaactataaaagggaaaattttgataaaaaaataaaaagataaaatgagtggaaataaaataaaggaggAAGTTGAGTGTGAATCAATTGCGGAAAAAATATAAGATTTTTGACCTATCTTTGAAAGAGAGTAAACCCCGTAATACTGGCTGCTGCATCATTCCCTTGCAAGCCTATCTTCCGAACCCCACATCAAAGTCTTGTCATTGTGCCTGCGTCCGGGTCTGTATGAGTAAGGAAAGAGCTCGTAGTCAAACACCCCGCCTGGGGAGTACGGTCGCAAGACTGAAACTCAAAGGAATTGATGGGGGCCTGCACAAGCGGTGGAGCATGTGATTTAATTCGATACAACGTGCAAAACCTTACTAGCCCTTGACATATAAACAAGAAAACCAATCATTACCGGGATGGTACTGACTTTCATACCGGTGCTGCATGGTTGTCGTTAGTTTCCCCTATTTATCGGGGTTTGGAGTCACGACTTCGCACCGCATACTACTTCCTAGGTTGCAACACCCCTAGGTCCCATGACCTCTTTCTTGGACTTTCATCCGCATGGGGAGCGGTTGCTCGTTCCCAGACCGACGTCTTCCACGGGTTAAGCAACCGGTTGTGgccataaataaaaaatcaaaactgaaaAAACTTCCTATTTTTTTCCTAATTTGGAAGATTATGTTTTAGCTTTTTactcatttattttttctaatatGGAAGATTccacttttgaaaaaaaaaatcggaTTTTTCTAGTCAAGTTGTACTCGTTTCCACTTTCCAATCATCAATTGGTTTACCTCAAAAAAAATGGAATCCACGACTAATCAAACACCTAGCTagtttatacttttttttttttgaaagtaacacCTAGTTTATACTTACCGCATTCAAACGATTTTGCTTCTATTCTAATCACCATGTGACATgaaacttaaaattaaaaatatatcaatAGAAATGAAGTTTTCAATGGTAtgactttattttttaaatgcaCCTTTTttgaaacacttcatttccacctttttttttttatttctatctctctcctcttatcatctatcacatctaatactttatctctcttacttttttttttcttcctatctctctcttcattccacctctctctccacctcaaagagaggtgtgaagataacatTATTGGGATCAGAATCTCCATTTTCATTGCTTCTGTTGTTACCTTTCCCTGTCAAAATCAAACCCATTCCCTTTGAGTATTGACCACTCCCACCTCTGATCCATTTCCATTCCATTCCCACACCATAACCCAATCCAATCCATTTTTCTAgccaaatttcatttttttttcctctcagATCAAAACCCACCAACAatcttcaaaacccacgaaTAATTATCGTTTACACTGTTGTTAATCAAGGAAAGATTGaatctttctttgtttttgcATCATGGGTACTGAATCAGCATCTGTGGACATTACAGAGCCTTTGATTCTGGATCCTGACAACGAGGAGGAGGGGAAGAAGGAGTATTTGACTGAGCCGGTTCCTGAATGGAAGGAGCAGATTACAAACAGAGGGTTGGTGGTGAGTGCTGTGTTGGGGTGTTTGTTCTGCATCATCACTCACAAGCTCAATCTCACTGTTGGGATCATCCCTTCCCTCAACATTGCTGCTGGATTGCTTGGATTCTTCTTTGTGAAGACTTGGACTAGTTTCTTGTCCAAGATGGGGGTTTTCATGAAGCCCTTTACTAGGCAAGAGAACACTGTTATCCAGACTTGTGTTGTTGCTTGCTATGGACTCGCCTTTAGTGGTAAACCTCTTCTCTATTCACTTTTGGACTCAAAAGGGTGGTTGTTTCTCGTGTTTTCTGTTTCAATGAGTTAACTTTGCTTTGATTGGACGTGAGGGGAACTGTTGCTATTCAATTGAACTTTAGATCCATGCGTGCACTTTTGCCTAACTACCCTGGTCAAAACTGGAAAAAGTTGTattctttttcctcttcttttaGGATAAGCTTCTATTTTGTTTACTTTGTTATCAGCTGCATGAGTTGGGTGTTTTCTTGAAAGATACTTATGCTTGCTGTTTGTTTAGTGAAGATGTGAGAGGTTATTGACTTATGAGAGTTTTGTGAAATAGTATGTTGAAATAGTATCCTTCAACACCCCTTATCCTCCAGTCGTTGACTTCAGCTCTCTTAAAACatctttaatattttttaccTTGACAACTTCAATGACTTTGTATTTCTTCCAACTTCAATTCATGACCTACTATTCCTAtacttagaatttgggttaagAGTTAAGACTAACCTCAACCCCAACAACTAGCTCAAATGGTGAGGATTGACTAAGATTTTATAAGGGCTACTTTGGCTATATCTCTCCCACTATACCGAGGAGCATAGGAATGACATCTGCAATGAAGGTAGCCTATGGTGGTCACAAAGAAGGTGGCTAGTGGCCTACCACAATGAAGGTGAAATTTTGGGGTGGCTGCAATTAAGGTGGTATTTTGGGTCCAATATCAAATCTACTACCTTAAGCTCGGATTAATCTTAAAATTTTGGATTAGGATTAACTCAACCCTAAAAGCTAGTCCATGAGGTAAGGATTTCCTAAGCCTTAATAAGGCCTACTTTTGTCGTATCTCTGATCAATGTGGAATTTTAACACCAAAAAATGAATCAAATTAGTTGATAGAGTTAAAAAATTGCAAGTAAAGTAAGTAAAGTGTCGAGTCTAAAGATCATGAGGTCATTCCTATAGGAAAAGAGATGAATTTTATAATTTCCGCTTTATCAGCATCCTCTGACCTGGGTTGATATTACTAACCGAGCTAACCTGATCAAATCGCACCATCTTTGTAATAAGTGAATGCCTATTTTCTCCCGAGGTTGTGGGGGTATTATTCGTAATAAGATATTGGCTACCCCACAGCGATTTAAGCTCTAGCAAATTTCTGGGCAGCGGCATTTCAAGTATAGCCTTGATTCTGACAGGGTATGTCTCTTGTGACTTCATGGTTAAGATGTGTTGACCAGGACCCACTCAATTTCAGGGAGAAAATAGAGGATCTTCGATGTAGTGTGATTTGCATCTTGTGGCTCTTCATTCCTTTATTATTACTGGATTTTTTAAGCCATATCTTTTGAAGAAACAAAGATAGTGTATTTCTTTCTTTAAAGAGGGGATTATTATTTCCAGTTCTGAAGAGGTTGACATTTTAATACttaaaatttttcattttcttagaaTAATGATAATTTAGCAAGTGTCCGTTTTCTAATTTGATTGCCTTAGGAAAACAATCTGTTCATCTGTTGTATAGAACACTAAATAAAATCCTTCTCaacaaaagtaaaaaatatagtGAATATTAAAATTTGGTTTTAATTTTACAAGGTGAAACTATTGTGTTTCACATGATGTCTTGTTCTTTTTCTGTGTGAACTCCTCTTGGTTATAAGAGTTGCTTCTGATGGTGGTGAGATTTTTGTAATCATAATCATTAATATATCTAAAGTTCTAACTTCGAGTTCGTGACATTATTGGTAGGCGGGTTTGGTTCATCCTTGATTGCAATGGATCAGAGAACATATGAACTCATTGGCCCTGATTACCCTGGTAATAGAGCGGAAGATGTTAAAAACCCGGGCTTGGGTTGGATGATGGGTTTCACGTTTGTTGTCGGTTTCCTCGGACTTTTTAGTCTTGTGCCACTTCGTAAGGTAATCTATGTGGTTCATTATTATTACGTTGGATATGCTAGAATATCCTTCTTTCTTTGTTCCTTTTGCTTTTTACCAAAAGGAAATTATATTTAAGGAGGAGAGAATAGAGAACAAAAGCAGGAGAATGAAATAAGATATTCAAGAATTTTCCCCCTTTTGATCTAGCAGATCATTTGATAAAAAGCTGGTCAACCTTTGATCTTTTAATCATTGTATCTATTGTTGTTTAGGGTTATATTTTCAACTATTGATTTAATGAGTATACTTTTCTTCATTAACTTACATATTTGTGATTTTATTGATGAATATTTGACATTCTATAGGAAAtcttttattcttttattaACTTCTTTTGTGAAACCTATAGAAAAGCTTTTGAGAGTAAGTTTGATTGTTTGATGTGCCAAAAATAATGGTCCCTTCATCCAGtttattttgttgtttcatCTGAGAACATAAACTTGTTACTTGTAAGGGATTGTATATGTTCCTGGTGATATGAATTATTtgtatgttttcttttttgggGCAAAGATACGAATATTTAATTGAGAGGCATAAAAAATATGTTCAAATTTTTTGCTGTCAATGCtaaaaactaaatggaaaagTTTACGTGGAGGGGAATTTTGTAATTTAATACTCTTAACCTTTCAAATGTTATTAAACAAAACTTGGATGACATGATTTAATTGCGCATTTTAATGAGAAAAGTGAATAAATGAGTAGAGCCAAAGGGATTGTATATTTTGTTTATGGCTTTTTAACTCTTGAAATAGATGTAACCTCTGTTTACTTCAATCTATTGCTTATATGTTTAATCACTTTCTTTTCCAATGTATCCTGATCTCTGTGAATGCAATTTCAGGTTATGGTCTTGGATTATAAGCTTACATATCCCAGTGGAACAGCCACAGCAATGCTAATTAATAGTTTCCATACAAAATCTGGAGCAGAACTTGCAGGGTATACATTACAAATTATGTCAATTTAACCATTCTGAAGCTTTCTATTTCTAACACTCAGATAACGGTCATGCATTTTTGTTGCCGAACCTTTCTGGTTATTAATCAGAGCATTGAGGAAATACCTTGAACTTTATTGACCCTCTTAATGTTAATGCATAgattttttgttattattttcttccctttatatatttattaattttttgtaaATGCAAATCTCGCAGGAACCAAGTTCGGCAGCTTGGAAAGTATTTAAGTTTTAGTTTCTTCTGGAGTTGCTTTAAGTGGTTCTTCAGTGGTGTTGGAGATTCATGTGGGTTTGACAACTTCCCTAGCTTCGGTTTGACTCTATATAAGAACACGTGAGACTCTTTATTTTGGCTTTCTCTTTACTTATCTGAATTCAGTTTTAACTTTTCCGTTCACGTTAAACTACACAGATACTATTCTTTGGGTATCACATGAACATTATATCATATACACTGTTTACTGAGACCTGATGATTATCATAGCAATTTGGGAGTTACATGTATGTGGGTCTAACCTTAACAGAGTGCCTAGCTAGTGTGCAATATTGATTGAAACACGTATGTATAGGGTGGACCATTGGTGATCCACTGTTGgctaatataataattttttaattgaagatcaTGAATCAACTgtgaaaaaactgaaaaaactgTGAAAAAACTGGATTTGGCATGGTAGCTTGGTTATTGCACCACAATTTCATAAGAGATGTGCTTTCAATTCCCATCTCACCCAAAATCTATCTTGTTCTAAAGTATCTTGAGCCGTAACCATGTATTATGCTTTTGCACTGGAACGTGCCACAATGTTTTGCTTCTTGCTTTTCCATGATATCAAATTACCTCCCCAAAGGCCCAAAACACAATATCCCATGGTTGATTTTCGATCCACAACTGATCCCACCTAATCTCATCTAGAAAGGCCTCCAATCACATTTGTCCAGGATTCGTGTATACAATACCTTTTCTTGGAGCTTTCTACAAATACTTAATAAGTTGGATTAGTGCTTCCCAATGAGTTTCAGTCAAGCAAGACATTAATTAACGTACAGCTCTTACTAGGAAAGCAATTTGTTGTCCGGTGACCATTAGATAGTTCAGCTTACCCACCACTAGTAGTCTTCTATAATTCTGCCAGGTCGGAGAAAGGAACTCCATTTGCTGTTAGTTTCATTCCTGACTCCATGGGGTCTCATTCCTTTGTGATAGGAAGATCCCATTCTTTGAATACATAACTTCAATGCCCAAGAAGTATTTGAATGCTCCTAAGTCTTTAGTCTTAAATTTGGTCTTGAAGAATGCCTTCAATTTACCAAATCCTTCACTATCACCCATGTAATcataatgtcatcaacatataccACTTGTAAGATGCAGGCACTGACAATTTGTTTGAAAAACACtatcattttcacttcttcttaaCCCAAATTCCATTGAATCTACCAAACCAAGACATAGGTGATTGATTGCTTTAGGTCATATAATGACTTCTTTAGTCCAGTCGACACTCCTTTCCGTGTTCCCCCTTAGCAACGAACTTTGGTGGTTGCTCTATGTACACATTGTCTTGTAAATCACCATGTAAGAAGACATTCTTCACATCTAGATGGAATAAAGTCACTGATTCATAGTAGCAAGAGAACTGAGAATGCAAACAGATTAGAGTTTAAAAATAGGAGAGGAAATGTCACTGTACTCAACGTCTCAACCTAATATGTTTGTGTATACCCCTTAGCAGCTAATCGTTACTTTGGTAGTGTAAACCCACTTACATCCAATAGCTTTCTTCCCCCTGTGTAAGGAACTAAATCACTAGTCTCATTTTGTTCAAGAGTTAACATTTCCTCCTCAGCATGTCCCCCAGTCTTCATGAGTTAAGGCATCTAAAAGGGATTTAGGGACAGAAACATCATCTATGATAGCAATAAAGGATTGAGGTGTAGAGGATAAAATAATGGAAGAGACATAAGACGAAATAGAGCAAGTGCAAGTACGTTTACCTTTACGTAAAGCTATTTGGAGGTCAAGATCACTTGTAGGATCTGAAGATACCTGAGGAGGAGATTGAGTATCCAATATGAGTATATGTCTTCTCAAAGAACTTGAAACCTGTAACAATAATAGGAGTCTGTGGAGCAGAGTATGTGATTGCACAAGTTAAGAAAGTCTCATTTGTCTCTCTTTTATACTCCTAAAAGGTTGGCTTTATTCCTTATAGGCTTCGGTACCAtgtaaaatgagaaagaataatgGAAGAATAAACTATAATGGGATGATATGCTAGGTGCAGTCTCCCTATATTGCTAGGTTAAGAGTCAAATTCAATGCAATTCAAAGTAAATATAGGTGTACTCTCAATAATCTAATTCAAACTACCTTGATAATACCTCTTAATACAAATAAATACCCAGATTACTAATTTGGCATCCTTTTCATGCAGATTCTACTTTGACTTTAGTCCAACCTATGTTGGATGTGGTCTTATCTGTCCTCACATTGTCAATTGTTCAGTTCTCCTTGGAGCTATTATATCATGGGGATTTATGTGGCCTTTCGTTTCCAAGCATGCTGGGGACTGGTATCCTGCTGACCTTGGAAACAATGATTTCAAAGGTCTTTATGGATACAAGGTATGGCACAGCAAATTTATTTGCAGAACATCACTTGTGTATCTCTATGCAAATAGTACTTGTGATCCATACTTGGTGCTCATTGCCACTAGTCTTGATTACTTTTAACTAGGGACCCAAGCTTGAGTAACCTACTATTTGTAATTTGTTAatttaaattatcaaatataatCATGATATCCACCTTCTATATTAGGGGGTAGTCCAATTGTTAGTAGACAAATAACTAGAAAACAATTGGTAAACCATTAAGAAGTATCTATATTAAATGGTTTGTCTGTAGACATGATTTATGATAAACCCTTGTGTGATTTAATCCATTTAGTGAACCCACCTAGTGGAAAAAGGCTTTTGTTGTGtcatcttttgtttttgtttttactttACGCTGAAATACTTCTGCGTTATTTTCTTTTAGATGAGCTGAGTCATCCTGAATCTGAATTAGTAGTTCTTAAGTTTGCTTGTGAAGATCAGCTTAGCTTCTTTATGTTCTAATTCAAAGGCGTTTTTCTTGTATATTACTGTTTAGTCTTCTAGTAATTTCTTTTTGGGTTAATGGTTatattagtccctgtgtttgtaaaagtgtttgattttggtcccttaactaaaaaatgatgattagtggcggttttttgTATAGTTACTGGCGGTTTATAATACAGTTACTGGCGGTTTTTTGacggagggaccaaaatcaaacatttttacaaacacagggactaatatgacctttAACCCTTTCTTTTTCTCCATTAGTTGGTTGCTACTGACTAATCTGATATGATTCTGTAGTAaaggtttttctttctttcatgttTTCGCAGGTGTTCATATCTATTGCTATTATTTTGGGAGATGGTATTTACAATCTGTTGAAGATTATACTGATCACCGTTAGAGAGATGTGGAGGACAAGCTCCAATCAGAACAACCTTCCTCTTGTGACAGAAGTTCTTGGTGAGTCTAAATATTTCTATGACCAAAGTGTGTTTTCTCTTCCTTTCTAttgtattcatttttttttttttatctgccATGTCATTTCTCATGCTGGACATCTAAATGTTGTCAACTTTTCATGCTTGGGTAGTAAAAAAATACTCGATTACTCTGGGTAGTAAAAAAATTGAGTTGCATTAAAACAACTTAACTTAATGGAGTTAATAACTTCAACCACAAAAATACTCGATTACTCTGGTTATCTAATCCCACAGTTTCATTTGTCTACCAGTTCCATTTGAAAGTAGTGTTGCTAAGAGGTATACATTGATGTTAACCTATAATACaactaatttttattttggatatggccaaataatttttttgttgttgttgctgctttGGATAGTACCCCGTACCCGTATCCATGCATCCTAGCAGAATTAGCCATCACAAAGATCTGTCACTATTTGAAAATGAAGCCATATTGGATTTGATTATTCTGGTATCTGATTACTAGTATAGCTCTAGTTGAGCTTGACTTCATCAATAAAAAGGGGCACAATTCATTTCTGCACGTCTTTCTTGGCCTGGCCTGGTCCAGATTTGTGTACAAGTGTATAATTTATATCAGGTGATTATTTTCATATTCCTGTTTTCAGATGGTGGGAGTTCTCATGTGCAATTAGAACAAAAGAAGAGGGATGAAATATTTTTGAAGGACAGCATTCCCACCTGGTTTGCAGCCTCTGGATACGTCGGTTTGGCTGCCATTTCCATAGCAACAATACCAATCATTTTCCCTCCTCTCAAATGGTATTTGGTTCTGTGCTCTTACATCATTGCTCCAGCCCTTGCCTTCTGCAACTCCTACGGCTGCGGTCTCACCGATTGGAGTCTGGCGTCCACTTACGGGAAGATTGGTCTCTTCATCATCGCCTCAGTGGTCGGCCAAAATGGCGGAGTGATTGCCGGGGTAGCATCCTGTGCTGTGATGATGTCCATTGTAGCCACTGCCGCTGATCTCATGCAAGATTTCAAGACAGGCTACCTCACCCTCTCATCAGCAAAGTCCATGTTTGTGAGCCAGTTGATTGGAACAGCCATGGGTTGTGTGATTGCTCCCCTCACCTTCTGGATGTTCTGGACTGCCTTCGATATTGGGTCACCTGATGGCCCTTACAAGGCACCATATGCTGTCATATTCAGGGAAATGGCCATACTTGGTGTGGAGGGGTTCTCAGAGCTTCCAAAGTACTGCCTCGAAATGTGCGCCGGTTTCTTTGTGGCAGCCCTTGTTATCAATCTTCTAAGGGATATGATTCCCAAGAAGTTCTCTCAGTACATACCTATCCCAATGGCAATGGCAGTTCCTTTCTACAATGGTGCTTACTTTGCAGTTGACATGTTTATTGGAACTGTGATATTGTTTGTGTGGGAAAAATTGAATAGGAAGGAGGCAGAGGACTATGCTGGAgcagttgcttctggtttgataTGTGGTGATGGGATATGGACTATTCCTTCTGCAGTGCTCTCTATTTTGAGGGTCAATCCCCCTATCTGTATGTACTTTGGGCCTTCTGCAAGCAGCTGAATCAAGTAACTTTCAAACTCTATAATGTTTATTTCATTGGCATTGTGCCTGTAAATATTTGGATGTAAGTTTACACggaatatttttatttcatttccaCGATGTATCTGTTTTCATGTGTCTTAAATATTTAGGGAGTATATTCAgtcgtgttagaaatataatataaaatcattcatgcgTTTTCTTCTATCAACTTAAAGATAATTATGACATGGCATTTGGgggttggttcatgacatgccTATTTGGTGTTAGTGAAAATAAGCTTAAAGAACATATAGAGTAGAGGGAGGGTCCCTTGACAGTTGACACCCTTCTTTTTGTGCACTTAGGTTTTGCACATTGTTTAATTT
This is a stretch of genomic DNA from Lotus japonicus ecotype B-129 chromosome 1, LjGifu_v1.2. It encodes these proteins:
- the LOC130729722 gene encoding probable metal-nicotianamine transporter YSL6; this translates as MGTESASVDITEPLILDPDNEEEGKKEYLTEPVPEWKEQITNRGLVVSAVLGCLFCIITHKLNLTVGIIPSLNIAAGLLGFFFVKTWTSFLSKMGVFMKPFTRQENTVIQTCVVACYGLAFSGGFGSSLIAMDQRTYELIGPDYPGNRAEDVKNPGLGWMMGFTFVVGFLGLFSLVPLRKVMVLDYKLTYPSGTATAMLINSFHTKSGAELAGNQVRQLGKYLSFSFFWSCFKWFFSGVGDSCGFDNFPSFGLTLYKNTFYFDFSPTYVGCGLICPHIVNCSVLLGAIISWGFMWPFVSKHAGDWYPADLGNNDFKGLYGYKVFISIAIILGDGIYNLLKIILITVREMWRTSSNQNNLPLVTEVLDGGSSHVQLEQKKRDEIFLKDSIPTWFAASGYVGLAAISIATIPIIFPPLKWYLVLCSYIIAPALAFCNSYGCGLTDWSLASTYGKIGLFIIASVVGQNGGVIAGVASCAVMMSIVATAADLMQDFKTGYLTLSSAKSMFVSQLIGTAMGCVIAPLTFWMFWTAFDIGSPDGPYKAPYAVIFREMAILGVEGFSELPKYCLEMCAGFFVAALVINLLRDMIPKKFSQYIPIPMAMAVPFYNGAYFAVDMFIGTVILFVWEKLNRKEAEDYAGAVASGLICGDGIWTIPSAVLSILRVNPPICMYFGPSASS